From Pagrus major chromosome 18, Pma_NU_1.0, a single genomic window includes:
- the LOC141013122 gene encoding endothelin receptor type B-like, producing MRAVALLCFLLVVGVGASRFVRDSQGSPEVSEPAKNNASVPLPPLQPSRPRASFPPMCIKPTEIKYAFKYVNSIVSCLIFVVGIIGNSTLLRIIYKNKCMRNGPNVLIGSLALGDLLYIIIAIPINVFKLIAEDWPFGVYVCKLMPFIQKASVGITVLSLCALSIDRYHAVTSWSRVKGMGIPLWKAVEVTLIWAIAVLLAVPEALAFDMMELPYRGNKLRVCLLHPEQTTSFMKFYQDVKDWWLFGFYFCFPLACTGIFYTLMSCEMLSRKKGMRIALNDHMKQRREVAKTVFCLVLIFALCWLPLHLSRILKKTIYDQNDPNRCELLSFLLVMDYIGINMASLNSCINPIALYFVSQKFKNCFQSCLCCWCYRTSPLDERGSGGRWKGSCHGNGLDRSSSRSSQKYTSSS from the exons ATGAGGGCCGTCgctctgctgtgtttcctgttggTTGTGGGGGTCGGAGCCTCTCGGTTCGTCCGAGACTCCCAGGGCAGCCCCGAAGTTTCGGAACCCGCCAAGAACAACGCCTCCGTCCCTCTCCCGCCCCTGCAGCCATCCCGACCACGGGCCTCCTTCCCCCCCATGTGCATAAAGCCCACGGAGATCAAGTACGCCTTCAAGTACGTGAACAGCATCGTGTCGTGCCTGATCTTCGTGGTGGGGATCATCGGCAACTCCACGCTGCTCAGGATCATATACAAGAACAAGTGTATGAGGAACGGACCCAACGTCCTGATCGGCAGCCTGGCACTAGGGGACCTGCTTTATATTATCATCGCCATCCCTATCAATGTGTTTAAG CTGATAGCTGAGGACTGGCCGTTCGGCGTGTACGTCTGTAAGCTGATGCCGTTCATTCAAAAAGCTTCAGTGGGAATCACCGTCCTCAGTCTCTGTGCCCTCAGTATTGACCG CTACCATGCAGTGACGTCATGGAGCAGGGTGAAGGGGATGGGGATCCCTCTGTGGAAAGCAGTGGAGGTGACTCTGATCTGGGCGATTGCTGTGCTGCTCGCAGTCCCCGAGGCGCTGGCGTTCGACATGATGGAGCTGCCGTACAGAGGCAACAAGCTGCGCGTGTGTCTGCTGCATCCAGAGCAGACCACCAGCTTTATGAAG TTCTACCAGGATGTGAAAGACTGGTGGCTGTTTggcttctatttctgcttcCCACTGGCCTGTACAGGAATCTTCTACACGCTCATGTCCTGTGAGATGCTTAGCCGCAAAAAAGGCATGCGCATCGCACTCAACGACCACATGAAACAG cGGAGGGAAGTGGCGAAGACGGTGTTCTGCCTGGTGTTGATTTTTGCTCTCTGCTGGCTGCCCCTTCATCTCAGCCGTATTCTGAAGAAAACAATCTACGACCAAAATGACCCCAACCGCTGTGAACTGCTCAG CTTCCTGTTAGTGATGGATTACATCGGCATCAACATGGCCTCACTAAACTCCTGCATAAACCCAATTGCCCTCTACTTTGTCAGCCAGAAGTTTAAAAACTGCTTCCAG tCTTGCCTGTGCTGCTGGTGCTACAGAACATCTCCCCTGGATGAACGAGGTTCAGGAGGACGCTGGAAGGGCTCTTGTCATGGGAATGGACTCGACCGCTCCAGCTCCCGCTCCAGTCAGAAATACACAAGCTCTTCATAA